The following nucleotide sequence is from Synechococcus sp. CBW1004.
GGCGTTGACGACCACCGAGGCGCGGCTGGAGAACACCCGCGACCACCAGATGTTGTTGTGAAACACCTCGCCCATCGAAAACAGCGCAGAGTTCCAGGCGATCAGCAGGCCCGCCGGCAGCAGCAGGTTGAGCCGATCGGGATGGCTCGCACTGAGGCTGCTGTGCACCAGCTCGAGCGGAAAGCGCTGGAACGCCAGCACCGCCACCACCACCAGCAACCCCATGATCAGCAGCGACTGGATGAAGTCGGTACCCACCACCGCACGCATGCCGCCATAGAGCGTGTAAACGGTGGACACGCCGATCACCACCACCATGCCGAGCCGGTAATCAAAGCCCGAAAGCGCCTCCAGCAGGATCCCGGCGCCCATGGCCTGGGTCATCAGAAAGCCCAGGGTGTAAACCGCGGTGATCGCCATGAACACCCACCAGGCGGCGCGGCCGTAGCGCAGGCGAATGAAGTCGCCGCTGGTGCGCCCGTGGGGCATCAGCCTTTTGATGCGGATCGCCAGGGGTGCGAACAGGATCAAGCCCAGGCCGGCCAGGGCATAGCTGAACATCCCCCAGAGGCCATTGCGGTAGCCGAATTCGGGGGCCAGCAGGGTGGTGTTGCCGGTCACCCACGACGCCATCAGCGTGGCGGTGCTGAGGGCCAGGCCGATGTTGCGGCCGGCGAGCATGTAGTCGTCGGCGTCGCCCTTGCCGCCCCGTCCCCAGGCCACACCAAGGGCGATCCAGAGCACGGCGAAGACCACCACCAGTGCCCAGGCGATGCCGGGCGACAGCAGCGGTGTCACAACCCCACTGTCCATGTCTCAGTGCTGCTCCCAGGGATCGCGGCCGCGCCACTGCAGATGGCCTCGCACGATCATGGCCGTGGTGGAGGCGGTCACCACCGCGCCCACGGCAAAGATCAGCAATGCTTGCTGCAGGGCATCCATAGGCGTCGCGGGTTCAGGTGGGGCTCCTTGTCACCTTGACCAGAGCCGTCAGGGGCGTCAACTCACGTTACCCGCGCCGCGTCGAGCTGGGCGATCGCCGCCGCGCGGCTGGGCAGCAGTTGTGCTGATCCGTAGCGCGACACCCCGAAGCGGTTGAGTCGGTCACGGAACCGCGCCTGGGGCACGGCGATCAGCACGCGCCGCCCCTGTTTGGCCGCGTCACGGCACAACGCATCGATGGCCAGTGATGCGGTGACTCCCAGATGGCTGACAGCGCTCAGATCAAGCACCAGGCAGCTGTAGGCGGTGCTGTCGCTGAGCAGCTGGGTCAGGTAGCGGCTGGCGCCGAAGCTGAGCGGCCCTTCGAGCCGCAGCAGCGCCGCCGATGAACCCGCCTGCTCCAGCAGCTGCTGTTCCTGGGGGCTCAGGGTGCTGAGATCATCGCCCCCTGCCAGTCGTTGTGTCGCCTGCTGGAGCGCGTCGGCCTGATCTTTGATGGTGATGATGTTGGCGATCGAGACGCCGATCACGACGGCGGTCACGAGATCCCAGAAAACGGTGAGCAGCAGCACCAGCCACATCAACCCCGTGGCCTTCCAGGACACCTTCGGAGCTCTGTGCAGGAAGGGCCAGTCGATGATCTCGAGCCCCACATGGAGCAGGATTCCCCCCAACACCGCCAGTGGCACCAGCGAGGCCAGCGGTCCGGCGCCCAGGGTGACCATCAGCAACGCGGCAGCATGCACCATGCCCGAGAGGGGCGTGCGGCCTCCGGCCTGCACGTTGGTCACCGTGCGCATCGTGGCGCCCGCTCCGGGCAGGCCACCCACCAGAGCGGCGGCCATGTTGCCGATGCCCTGGCCGATCAGTTCGCGATTGGAGTGGTGCTGGGTGCGGGTGATGTTGTCAGCCACCAACGAGGTGAGCAGGGAATCGATCGACCCGAGCACAGCCAGGGTGATGGCATAGCCACCGATCAGGCGCAGGTCGTCCAGGCGCAGCTGGGGCCACTGCAGGTGGGGCCAGCCCTGCGGAATCGCCCCGAGCCTGGTCACGGCGTCCTGCGGCAGCAGCAGGCTGAGGATGCTGATCAGGATCAGCGCCAGCAGTGGTGCCGGCAGCCAATGGCTCCATCGCTTCGGCGTCCAGCGCACAACGGCGAAGCTCGAGGCGCCGACCAGCAGCGCCACAGGATTGATGGAGCCGACCTGCTGCGGCAGAGCCGCCAGGATCTGCGGAATCGAGCCCCGCAGTTCCAGCCCCAGCAGCACGGGCAGCTGCAGCAGCACCACGATCACGCCGATGCCCGACATGAAGCCGGAGATCACCGAGTAGGGAATCTGAACGATGTACTGACCGAGCCGCAGCAGGCCGAACACCACCTGCAGCAGGCCTGCCACCAAGGCCACGGTGAACGCCATCGCCAGGCCCGAAGCCGGTCCGTAGCGCGCCACCATGGTGGTGATGATGCCCGCCATGATCACGGTCATGGGACCGGTGGGGCCTGACACCTGCGCCGGTGTTCCGCCCAGTGGCGCAGCTAGAAAGCCCAACACAATGGCGCCCCACAGACCGGCGATCGCACCGGCACCGGAGGTGACGCCGAAGGCCATCGCCAGCGGCAGGGCCACCACGGCGGTGGTGATGCCTCCCGCCAGATCGCCGCGCCAGTTGCTCAGAACGCTGCTGCGCCATCGCTGGCTGGATCGCCACAGACGCAGTGGCGGTGAATCACGAAACGGCGAGCGCATGGCAGCAGAGCACTGTCTTCAAGCTGCCAAGGCGCCCAAGAAGCTACAACGACGGCATCAGAAGCCGATAAGGCCCGTTTGAAGCCCACAATTCCGGCCAGGCCCCCAAAGCGATTGGCTCGCGCTGCTGGCGCGATCTGATCAGCCCAGAGACCGGAGCCACAGTGCTCAGCATTGTGGCAGGGCACGTTCTGCTGCCCCAGACCCGTCGGAGAAGCGCGCCCCAGCGCCAGCAGGCGGTCGTGATTTTGGGCTCAGACAGGACGGTTCAGGCGGTTGAGGCGCAGCGCACTCACGGAGGCGATGGCTTCGAAGTCGGCATCGAAGCTCACGAGCTCCGCGTTGTGGTGCAGTGCTACGGCGGCCACCAGCAGATCAAGGCTCAATACCGTGCGGCCGACCTGACGGCAGGCCTGGCCAAGGGCAATCGCCTGCTGCCAGACATCTGATGGCGTGGACAGGCAGGGCAGGGTGTTGAACTGCGCCTCAAGCAGGCGTGCTTCCTCCGGTCGTGCGACTCGAAGAACCTCGAAGCGCACCGGCTCGGCCAGATGGGCAGTGGCATCCAGCACATAGGGGGTAATGAACTGCTTCAGGAGAGCTGGGCTGCGGGATCGGGTGAAGTCGATCCAAAGGCTGGTGTCGATCAGCAGGGTCATGGGCTGATCTCCTGCGCGCGCTGTCGCTCCCGCTCCTGGTCGGCCTCATAAGTGTCCAGTTCCACGCCCCATTCGCCGTTGAGGAACCGCTGGGCGATCTGCGCCCGGCGTCGCTGCTGCAGGGCCTCTTCCATCAGACGCCGGATGGCGGGGCCCTTCTTGCGCTCGCCCGTGAGATCCATGATCTCTGCCATCTCAGAATCTGAAAGCTCAACGGTGACTTTCATGCTTCTGGCCTTACAAAGTCCCACTCTTTCTTGAGAATCGCACTGGCTGTCAATGGGGTGCGCTCCCGGCAGCCGGCCCACCTCCAGAGCGGATCGCACGACAGTGCTGGTGGCTGCCTGCCTGACCCGCGGCCACTGCGCTGCTCAGCTGCCAGGAACGGGCACGGGATGGGCTGCTCGATCGCACGTTGCTTTCCCTCACGCCTGAGCAGACCACGGCCCAGCTGGCTGATCTGGAGGATTGCAGCGATACCGCATCAAGGCCAGGGCCTGGGACGTGGACTGGTGGCCGATGCGCTGCGGCGCAGCCTGGCCGCCTCGATCGCGGTCTGGCGGAAGAGCTGGGCGACAGCGCCACGGCAGTCGAGGAACCCCGTGCCCTGATCCAGCCCGAGGGCGGCGCACCCGCCACGGAAGCCCAACTCCTGCGTTGCTCAGTGTGTGATGGGGGTCGCGAGGATCGAACTCGCCTAAGGCGGATTATGAGACAGCCCGGAGCTCAGGTATAGCAAGGGATCTCGGCGAGGCTATGCCTGGGGAATGCCTATCTCAGGTTCTTCGTGTGTCGAACTGTGTCATCGGCATGCCACGCGTTCGACAGGTAGGAGCCCTTGGATGCCGCACTGGGCTGCACAGGGTCGCACCACCAGTGGCGGGCAACTGTGCCCTTGTCGCGAGGCCCCACACCAGATGTAGTGCACAGCAGGTGCAGAAACCAGCACAACGGCGATACAGTTCGGTCCCAATGGGGCCTCGCGCTGCGTCCCCCGGCCGCCGCCAGCCGCACCACCGGCGCGCCGGCCAGCTCCAGCACCAGGTCGATGTCGTGGATCATCAGGTCGAGCACCACCGACACGTCGTTGGCGCGATCGGGGTTGGGGCTGTGGCGGCGGGCCTCCAGCACCACCACCTCCTCGCCGGCCACCACCTTGACCAGTTCGCGGAAGGCGGGATTGAAGCGCTCGATGTGGCCCACCTGCAGCAGCACGCCGGCCTGATCCGCGGCCCTGATCAACGCTTCGGCCTCCTCCTGGCTGGCGGCGATCGGCTTCTCGATCAGCACATGGCTGCCGGCCTGCAGGCAGGCCAGACCCACCCGGTGGTGGAGCAGGGTCGGCACGGCGATGCAGACCGCATCCACATGGGGCAGCAGGTGCCCGTAGTCGGCGAACCAGCGGCAACCGAACTGCTGGGTGGCCAGCTGCCCCCGGGCTGGATCCGGATCGGCCACACCCACCAGCTCCGCATCCTTGATCAGGCTGAGCACCCTGGCGTGGTGCCAGCCCATGTTGCCGATGCCGATGACACCCACACGCACCGGGTTCATGGCAAGGCTTCCAAATGTCTCAATTATCGGTGATGCGTGATCGCTCCGTTCGCGCTGCGTTGATTCAGGGTTCCGGACCGGGGCGCCGTTCGATCTGCACCCGCTCGATCCGGGGCCCGTCCATGGCCAGGATCCGAAACTGATAGCCCTTCCAGCGCAACCCCTCCCCAGGGGCCGGAATGTGCTGGAGCCGCTCCAGCACGAAACCGGCCAGGGTGTGGTGCTCCTCCGCCTCCGGCAGGGGCAGCGGCAGCTGGCGATTGAGCTCGCAGATCTCCAGATCACCGGCCACCGACCAGCGGCCCGCATCCAGGCTGATCAGATCGGTGTCGGGTTCCAGGGGGTTGTCGTCCTCACCGACGATCTCGCTGGTGAGGTCAGCCACGGTGACCAGCCCCGCCGTGCCGCCGTGCTCATCCACCACCACCAGCAGCGGCTGGCCGCTGCGGATCAAGGGCAGCAGCTCGGCCAGGGGGGTGCTCTCCTGCACGCGGGCCACGGGGCGGATGTAGGGATGCAGGGGGGACTCAGGCCGAAGCAGGCCGCTGGCGATCGGATCGGCCAGGTGGCGCAGATCGAGCAGACCGCGCACGTCATCGAGGGAGCGGCCGATCACCGGGAAGCGGGCATGGGCGGTGTCATGCACCGCCCGCATCAGCTCGGCGAAGGTGACCTCCAGCGGCAGGGTGACCATGCCCGCACGGGGCACCATCACCTCCCGCACCAGGGTGTCGCGCAGGGAGAACACCCCTTCGAGGATGTTGCGCTCATCGGGCATCAGGCCGGTGACGCTGCCGGTTTCGATCAGGCTCTCCAGTTCGCCAGCCGAGAGGGCGGGCACCAGTTCATCCCAGTTGCGGGGCAGACCCAGCAGGTGGAGCAGCAGGGAGGCCAACCGCTCCACCAGGCTGAGCAGCGGAGCGAGCGCGCGGCTGAGCGCATCCAGCAGGGGCGCCAGGCTGAGGGCGGAGTGCTCGGGCCGGTGCAGCACCCCATGCCTTGGGCGCCAGACCGCCCAGCAGAGTGGCCAGCAGCGCCAGCGACAGAAACACCCCCAGGTCGACCGAAGCCTGGGGCAGCAGGCCCGCAGCGTTCAGAGCCAGCCGCTCGGCCACAACGCGACCGGCCCAGCCCAGGGCCACCAGGGCCAGCACCATCCCCAGCTGGGTGGCCACCAGGGCCCGGCGCAGCCGGCGCTGCAACTTGGCCACCGCCTCGGCGCCAGGCTGGCCATCCTCCACCAGTTGCTGCACGCGGCTGGGGCGCAGGCGGATCAGGGCCATCTCGCCGGCCGAGAAGAAGGCCAGCAGGGCGATCAGGGCGGCCAGAACCAACAGCGGGATCACAGCGACCCCGACCGTTCAGAGCGAGCGGGAGGGTTCACTCCCGGGGCTGCGAAGGCAGGAATCTGGAGCGGGACCGCTGGGGGAGGCGGAAGCATGGGTGGGCTGGATCGGCCAGGGAACGGCGCGCAACCTGGATTATCGGCCGACTGCCCGCCGCCGGTGTTCAGCGCCGGCCATCAAGGGATGGCTGGGCCAGCTAAGCGGCCGCGCAGAGCTCCTCGCTCACCTGCCAGAGGCGACGGCGCTGCTCGGGATCGCGAGCGGCCGGTGCCACCCGGGCCTCGGTGGGCCAGCCACGCATCCCTCCCATCTGATCGGGTGCGTAGTGGCCAGCGCGCCGCACCCCTGGCGCCGTAGCGGCGTGGAGCTGGGGCAGGGCGCCCTGGGCGGCGCTCTGAAACAGGGGGGTCATCAGCCGATAGGCCAGGGCCTCCGCCCAGGAACCGCTGGCCGCCACCGAGGCCGGCTGCAGGTTGGTGCGGGCCACACCGGGGTGCGCGGCCAGGGAGGTGACTCCGGCGGCCTCGGCATCCAGCCGCTGCTGCAGCTCCAGGGCGAACATCACATTGGCCAGCTTGCTCTGGCCATAGGCCTGCCAGCGGTCGTAGCGGCGCTCGCCCTGGAGGTCGTCAAAGCTGATGCTGCCGAAATACTGGGCGCCGGAGGTCACGGTGACCACCCGGGCATCGGGCTGGCCGCGCAGCAGGGGCAGCAGGGCCAGGGTGAGGGCGAAGTGGCCGAGGTGGTTGATGCCGAACTGACGCTCAAAACCGTCGCGGGTGAGGCTGCGCGGCAGACCCATCACGCCGGCGTTGTTGATCAGCAGATCGAGACGGCCATAGCGATCCTGCAGCTGGCAGGCGGCGGCGCGCACCGAGGCCAGGTGGGCCAGATCCAGCTCCAGCAGATCGATGGCAGCGCCATCCCGGGCGTCGGGCAAGAGCTGCTGGCGGGCCCGCTCGGCCCGTTCCGGCGAGCGGCAGGCCAGGATCACCGAGGCTCCCCTGGCTAGCAGCGCCCGGGCCGTCTCCAGCCCCAAACCGCTGTTGGCGCCGGTGATCAGGGCCAGCCGACCCGACTGATCGGGGATGTCGGCAGCGGACCAGGGCATGGCACTGGAGAAGATGGCGTCAACGTAACGGCGAGCTCCCGGGGGATGCGAGAGCCGCCAGCGACCGGCAGCCCTGTGCCAGTTCAAAAAGTGCCCCCCCCGGATCGCGCCTGCCGAACTTCGTGCAAATTTCGTGCAGGTTTTGTAATGTAGATCAAGTGTTCATCAAAAGATCAGCTATCAGCGCTGTACTTCTTGTACTTGCCAGCAGCCAAGCAAAAGCTCTCACAACGTACAACTTCGACGGAGGAGGCTTAACCGGCTTGGCCGAGGTAATTTTAACGCAAGATGACATAATTTTGACGATTTCAAATTTTGTCTCGTCAACAAATCTATCAAAAGCGGATTCCGATGGCCTATGCTTTTCCGGCAATAGCAGTGCTTCAGAAGACTTTTGCCAATTTACATCCTCCCTACAGCTTCAGTTCAATAAGTCAGTTAAATTAGTATCATACCTAACTGGATTTAATGATTATGAGATTCCGGGAACTCCCTCACTTACCTTTTCTCAGGGCAGTTTTTCTTCACTTCAAACTAGCTTTCCAGATTGGTCCTCTCAACTTTTTACAAATCAGTTTATCGCATCCGCCAACACGCCGATTCTGATCACCAATAACATCGATAACTCCACCTTTCCAGGCCCCGTTAGCTCTCTGCAATTCCGGTCTCTCACAGTTGAAGCAGTTGAAGACGTGCCCGGACCGCTTCCGCTGATGGGTGCTGCGTGTGCATTTGGGTATTCACGGAAGCTGCGCCGTCGGATTTTTACGTCTCGCCCCAACTCTTGATTCCTTCATCGAAGGCCTACTCCAATGCTTCAAGGGGGTCAGCCCAAGCGCATCGCTCTTTTAACCTCCCTCTAAATAGCCTAGCCCTCTTGCATCGTTTACTTAGGTCTCATGCTAGCCTGACTTGAGCAGATTCGGCTAAAGATTAATAATTTACACTTTCACTTCACGTTCTCTTCCCATGGAGAACGTTACAGCCGCCTCCCATTCTGCTTAATGAAATCACCCTGCCGCAGGAGCTGCTGAAGCTCCAGTTTCAGCCTGCCCTTGAAGTTGATGGGGGGTGAGCTGAACGTTGGTGAATCGTGCCCCTGCCAGGAGCCAAGCAGTGGCCCTGCCTCTGCCCATCAGCTCCGGATCCAGCTCCAGCCCCGGGTAGAGAAAGGCGCGGCTGGGGCTGCGGTCCACCAGGCCGCAGGCCATGGCCAGGCCGTAGGCGGGGCTGAGCTGCCAGCTTGTTGACCTGGCCAGCAGCGCATGGTTGCGGGGGTGGTCGTCGATGTTCGAGACTGCGGCGTTGAAGCAGATCCGGGGGCCGCAGGAACACTTCCGGGCAGTGGCCCAGGGCCTGAAACGACCTCCAGGCCGCAGCGTCCAAAGGCAATGGCTCCATCCCCTCAGCTCGCAGGCGCTGGAGCTCACGGCGTACAGACGCCAGATCCAGCACCGGATAGGCAGCGAGGTGGCGCCCGCAAAGGCCTGATTGCGCCTTGCCGTGGCGAGGGTGTAAGGCTGGGTTGAGCGAAGCTTGATCGATGCTTCTGTCTCCAGAGGATGCCAAGCGCTTCATGGCCACCTACGAGCAGGTGGCCCTAGCCGTGCATGCCATCGCAGCCCTCGATCCGCCGGACAACCCGACGGCCTCCCTTGTGCATGCAAGGGAGCGACTGCAGGAGACTCCTGAGCTGCTCGATGAGGCGGAGACGTTTCTCAGACGGCAGGGCACCTGGACCGATCCCGAGGTTCTCGACGCCCTGCGACAGATGAAGCTGGAAGAATATGTGCACCTTAAGGATCTCAAGCGAGGCGCCATCTTTCTGAGTGCCGATGGCAGCGAGGGCTACAGCGCCATCGGCCTCACCCAGCCCCCCGGTGCCATCTTCGGCGCCCGTGGCCATGTGGTTCATACCGCCCTTTGTCCCTTTGCCGAGAAGATCGTCTGCGATGGTGTGTTCATCGCTCGCGCTCAGCTGGGGCCGGGCTTGTGGAGTGCATTCCACAAGCGCTATCTCAGCCTCAAGGCCGCGGGCCAGCTGCATCACGACCCCAGCACAGTGCCCGAATGGCAACAACCAGCCTTCGACTCAGACCCGGCCGTGGCATCCAGGGAGGTCCTCGAAATTCTCGATCCCTGGCAGATGGTCCCCTTGGAGGTGGTGGACTCAGCGTTGGCGTTTCTGGACGCCTATCTGCAACCGCATCACCCCCTGAGGCAATACAGGCTCTTCCCGATGCTCAAGCGCGAGGATGCCCAGATCTGGGTGATCACCAAAGACGATGACGATGGCATCACGTGGCTGTTGGATCTCACCAAGAAACGGCGCTTCAAGGGGCGCACCATCTACCACTACCGTCAGTTGGCAGACGACGAGGAACTCAAGGCCCTGATCCAAGAGGACCATCAGACCTGGTTGGACAGCTTTCCTGACGACGAGGAGGACGAGGAAGACGAGGAGGACGACCTCTGATCGCACGCTCGCTGCCATGGCGCAGCCCTACCCTTCGGGCCGCGTTCGTTCAGAATGATCTGTACCGGCGCTCCACGGTCCGATGCCCCAGGAGCGCCTCAGCGAAACCGACATCTGCGACCGGTTCATTACGCCGGCGCTTCACCAGGCGGGCTGGTTGCGGGAGCAGATCCTGCGCGAGCACGCCTTCACGGCTGGCCGGATCACCGTGCGCGGACGGCTGGTGGCCAAGGGGCAGCCACGGCGGGCCGACTACGTGCTGCTGGTGGGGCAGGTGGCGCTGGCGGTGATCGAGGCCAAGGACAACAGCCATGCCGTCGGCGATGGGATGCAACAGGCACTGGCCTACGCCGAGGCGCTGCAGACGCCGTTCGTGTTCGCGAGCAACGGTGATGGCTTCGTGCTGCACGACCGCACCGGGCTGAGCGAGCAGCGCGAGAGCCAGCTCAGTCTGGAGGCCTTCCCAGCTCCTGAGGAGCTCTGGCGTCGCTACTGCCGTTGGAAGGGGCTCTCGGATGACCAGCAACGGGTGGCGCTGCAGCCCTACTACGACGGCAGCAACCGCAAGGAGCCCCGCTACTACCAGCGCAACGCGATCCAGAAGGTCGTGGAGGCGATCGCCAAGGGGCAGACGCGGCTGCTGCTGGTGATGGCCACCGGCACGGGCAAGACCTTCGTGGCGTTTCAGATCATCTGGCGGCTGTGGAAGGCGAAGCAGGCCAAGCGGGTGCTGTTCCTGGCCGATCGCAATGTGCTGGTGAACCAGACGATGACCAACGACTTTCGGCCGTTCGGAGGGGCGATGGCCAAGCTGAGCACGAGCTCCAACACGATCGAGAAGGCCGATGGCTCGCTGCAGGAGCTGACGCTGGCGCTCGACAGACAGCGCCGGATCGATCCCTCCTACGAGATCTACCTGGGCCTGTACCAGGCACTCACTGGGCCAGACGAGCGTCAGAAGCTCTATCGGGACTTCTCACCCGACTTCTTCGATCTGATCGTGGTGGATGAGTGCCATCGCGGCAGCGCGGCGGAAGATTCGGCCTGGCGCGAGATTCTCGAGTATTTCGCCAGCGCCGCCCAGCTCGGGCTCACCGCCACACCAAAGGAAACGAAGTATGTGTCGAATATCCACTACTTCGGTGAACCGATCTACAGCTACTCGCTGCGCCAGGGCATCCACGACGGCTTCCTGGCGCCCTACAAGGTGATCCGTGTGCATCTCGATATTGATGTACACGGCTATCGCCCGAAACGGGGTGAGGTGGACAAAGACGGCAGGGAGATCGAGGACCGCCAGTATAACCAGAAGGATTTTGACCGAGTTCTGGTGATCGATGAGCGCACCCGCCGCGTCGCCCGCTGGATCACGGCATACCTCAAGGCCAGTGGCGATCGCTTCCAGCCCACGATCGTGTTCTGCGTCGACACCGAGCACGCCCTGCTGATGCGACAGGCCCTGATCAACGAAAACCAGGATCTAGTGCAGCAGCACCCCAACTATGTGATGCGGATCACGGGGAATGACACCGAAGGCATGCTGCAGCTCGACAACTTCATCGATCCGCTGGAGCCGATGCCGGTGATCGTCACCACCTCACGGCTGCTGTCCACGGGCGTTGATGTGCAGACCTGCAGGTTGATCGTGCTCGATCGTGAGGTGGGCTCGATGACCGAGTTCAAGCAGATCGTCGGCCGCGGCACCCGCCTGCATGCCGAGTCGGGCAAGGAGTACTTCACCCTGGTGGATTTCCGCCAGGCGAGCAATCATTTCGCCGATCCCGAGTTCGACGGTGAACCGGTGCAGATCTACGAACCCGGTGAGGGTGATCCGCCACTGCCGCCGGAAACCGGCACCACCTCGGAGGGTGAGGATCTTGATGGGCTGGAGGGAGATGGTGCTGGGGACCTGGATGGGGAATCCGACCTGATCGGCGGGAGCGATGGTTCCGGCGGCCCTGAACAGGGAACAGGGACGGGACCGGGAGGGGAACCGCGCCGCAAGGTCTACATCAAGGGCCGGCCGGTGCTGGTGCTCAGCGAGCGGGTGCAGTATCTCGATGAGCAGGGCAAGCTCGTCACCGAATCGCTGCGCGACTACACGCGCCGGCTGGTGCGCCAGCAGTACGCCGATCTCGACGGCTTCCTGCGCCGCTGGCGGGGAGAGGAGCGCAAGCAGGTGATCCTGCAGGAGCTGGCCGAGGAGGGCCTGCTGCTGGAGGCGCTGCAGGAGGAGGTGGGCCGCGAGCTCGACCCGTTTGATCTGATCTGCCACATCGCCTACGACCAGCCGCCGCTCAGCCGCGCCCAGCGGGCGGCCCGCCTGCGCTGCGATGTCTTCAGCCGCTACGGTCCCCAGGCACGAGCGGTGCTGGAGGCACTGCTCGACAAGTACGCAACGGAGGGCGTGGTGGACGAGCTCGACAACGTCAGGATCCTGGCGATCCCACCCTTCAGTCAGATGGGGACCCAGCTGCAGCTGATCCGTGAGTTCGGCGGCAAGGGGGGCTTTGAGCGGGCCGTGCATGACCTGCAGGCCGAGCTCTACCGGGAGGCTGCCTGAGGGATGGCCACCTCAGCGCGCACCACTTCTGCGCGGACAGCCGTCAAGGCGATTCAGGACATCATGCGCAAGGACGTGGGTGTCGATGGCGATGCCCAGCGCCTGTCGCAGCTGTGCTGGCTCTTCTTCCTCAAGATCATCGACGACCAGGACCAGGCCCTGGAAGTCACCGAGGATGACTACCGCTCACCACTGCCGGAGCATCTGCAGTGGCGCAGCTGGGCCAAGGATCCAGAGGGCATGACCGGCGACACACTGCTGGAATTCATCAACCAGGAGCTGTTTCCCTATCTCAAGGAGATGCCCCTCAAGGGTTCCCACCCCCACCGGGCCCAGGTGGTGCGCGAGGTGTTCGCCGATGCCTTCAACTACATGAAGTCCGGTCAGCTGCTGCGCCAGGTGATCAACAAGGTGGAGGGTATCGATTTCAACAACCTGGCCGACCGCAAGCATTTCGGGGATGTGTATGAGCAGCTGCTCAATGATTTGCAGAGTGCCGGCAATGCGGGCGAGTACTACACGCCTCGGGGCGTCACCAGCTTCATGGTGGATCGCATCGATCCCCAACCCGGCGAGACGCTGCTGGATACATCAGGCGGCACGGGAGGTTTCGTCACCTGCTCGATCCGCCACATGCGCGAGCGCTATGTGAAGACGCTGGCCGATGAACAGGCGATGCAGGCGGCACTGCGGCTGATCGAGAAGAAGCCGCTTCCCTACATGCTCTGCGTCACCAACATGCTGCTGCATGGGATCGAGGATCCCAGCTTCGTGCGGCGCGACAACACCCTGGCTCGGCCCTATCGCGACTGGGGTGTGGCCGATCAGGTGAACGTGATCCTCACCAATCCGCCGTTCGGTGGCGTTGAGGAAGACGGCATCCAGGACAACTTCCCGGCCGAGTTCCGCACCCGCGAAACCGCGGATCTGTTCCTGGCGTTGTTCATCAGTCTGCTCAAGCCGGGTGGCCGTGCCGGCGTGGTGTTACCCGATGGCACGCTGTTCGGCGAGGGGGTGAAAACGCGGCTGAAGAAACAGCTGCTGACCGAGTGCAACTTGCACACGATCGTGCGCCTGCCCAATTCGGTGTTCAAGCCCTACGCCAGCATCGGCACCAACCTGCTGTTCTTCGAGAAGGGCAAGC
It contains:
- the hsdR gene encoding EcoAI/FtnUII family type I restriction enzme subunit R, whose translation is MPQERLSETDICDRFITPALHQAGWLREQILREHAFTAGRITVRGRLVAKGQPRRADYVLLVGQVALAVIEAKDNSHAVGDGMQQALAYAEALQTPFVFASNGDGFVLHDRTGLSEQRESQLSLEAFPAPEELWRRYCRWKGLSDDQQRVALQPYYDGSNRKEPRYYQRNAIQKVVEAIAKGQTRLLLVMATGTGKTFVAFQIIWRLWKAKQAKRVLFLADRNVLVNQTMTNDFRPFGGAMAKLSTSSNTIEKADGSLQELTLALDRQRRIDPSYEIYLGLYQALTGPDERQKLYRDFSPDFFDLIVVDECHRGSAAEDSAWREILEYFASAAQLGLTATPKETKYVSNIHYFGEPIYSYSLRQGIHDGFLAPYKVIRVHLDIDVHGYRPKRGEVDKDGREIEDRQYNQKDFDRVLVIDERTRRVARWITAYLKASGDRFQPTIVFCVDTEHALLMRQALINENQDLVQQHPNYVMRITGNDTEGMLQLDNFIDPLEPMPVIVTTSRLLSTGVDVQTCRLIVLDREVGSMTEFKQIVGRGTRLHAESGKEYFTLVDFRQASNHFADPEFDGEPVQIYEPGEGDPPLPPETGTTSEGEDLDGLEGDGAGDLDGESDLIGGSDGSGGPEQGTGTGPGGEPRRKVYIKGRPVLVLSERVQYLDEQGKLVTESLRDYTRRLVRQQYADLDGFLRRWRGEERKQVILQELAEEGLLLEALQEEVGRELDPFDLICHIAYDQPPLSRAQRAARLRCDVFSRYGPQARAVLEALLDKYATEGVVDELDNVRILAIPPFSQMGTQLQLIREFGGKGGFERAVHDLQAELYREAA
- a CDS encoding class I SAM-dependent DNA methyltransferase; its protein translation is MATSARTTSARTAVKAIQDIMRKDVGVDGDAQRLSQLCWLFFLKIIDDQDQALEVTEDDYRSPLPEHLQWRSWAKDPEGMTGDTLLEFINQELFPYLKEMPLKGSHPHRAQVVREVFADAFNYMKSGQLLRQVINKVEGIDFNNLADRKHFGDVYEQLLNDLQSAGNAGEYYTPRGVTSFMVDRIDPQPGETLLDTSGGTGGFVTCSIRHMRERYVKTLADEQAMQAALRLIEKKPLPYMLCVTNMLLHGIEDPSFVRRDNTLARPYRDWGVADQVNVILTNPPFGGVEEDGIQDNFPAEFRTRETADLFLALFISLLKPGGRAGVVLPDGTLFGEGVKTRLKKQLLTECNLHTIVRLPNSVFKPYASIGTNLLFFEKGKPTEEIWYYEQPVPDGQKAYSMTRPIRAEHFADCVAWWGGPNRKGRKETEQAWRVPIAQIQERNYNLDLKNPHVAAADHGDPEELLADLQTAEQKAAELRDQLKAILAEALLR